From a single Tachypleus tridentatus isolate NWPU-2018 chromosome 6, ASM421037v1, whole genome shotgun sequence genomic region:
- the LOC143253861 gene encoding G-protein coupled receptor 161-like, with the protein MKPAASSPLMSTGTVPQSLNLTSKLDSNLNIDTHNGIFRDTGKDLQTIVLIITFIFSVTSNGIVFLVFYKKPLLRSSSNRFVLNLSLTHLLQTLLILPGFLLCGVLGVWTLGDTWCHISGIVSTCLNLETSFSLVLIAVDRNYAVNSPLHYSMAITKRKTGVFITLTWVAASLLSTPLIFGTPQIQFRIEWCACGPLWGQRHLYTYVYSGLIVTAGLVMPLVKLGWTYCSMFLAARTSSVRVRKHSVNTPTLTEVQFFQAEGAIHQVKSSYRRTSSSSQFVLFGDEWKAVRTGVIIILSFFICWGPYYAVIGIEPYIQFKKWPPQYVVPMSIFLSFSSCVVNPYIYVFRNKTTRSHVKQLFQHVRREMEPRLTTFKQADSTSIPHLSPVQMEDDLSSRPQEETRFSLTHSVYERENTNIDQKLYNPLSQLYGQKSYNSPESSVCPQTPFFSCFQEPRRVEFYQYVPVSSLPDSFVVFQLRCFAQDSTSSDTTDNVGTSMDSMDDNFSLYWSMFRKRKNSRDCEKEAKIQIKPRARPPLLRVQSFEQDEQTATVPVQFIPKSFSGRRKSLPQESSDSTLTSSLSTDSQEPQNLARPLLVRQQSISVLYCQKPTEREQ; encoded by the coding sequence ATGAAACCGGCAGCAAGTAGTCCACTGATGTCCACTGGGACTGTACCTCAGTCCCTTAACCTGACCAGTAAGTTAGATTCGAACCTCAATATTGACACCCACAACGGTATTTTCAGGGATACGGGGAAGGATTTACAAACCATTGTTctgattattacatttattttcagtgttacCAGCAATGGGATTGTCTTTTTAGTGTTCTACAAAAAGCCCCTACTTCGATCATCTTCAAACCGTTTCGTCCTAAACCTGTCTTTAACACACCTGCTTCAAACGTTATTGATTCTGCCCGGCTTCCTGTTATGTGGTGTGCTTGGGGTGTGGACATTAGGCGATACTTGGTGTCACATTAGTGGAATAGTCTCGACTTGTCTTAACTTAGAAACGTCATTTTCTTTGGTATTAATTGCCGTAGACAGAAATTATGCAGTCAACAGCCCTTTACATTATTCGATGgcaataacaaaaagaaaaacgggTGTTTTTATAACGCTCACGTGGGTTGCCGCATCCCTCTTATCAACACCTCTGATTTTTGGAACTCCCCAAATTCAGTTTCGAATCGAGTGGTGCGCCTGCGGTCCTCTGTGGGGTCAAAGACACCTCTACACGTACGTGTATTCGGGCCTCATTGTGACGGCCGGCCTAGTGATGCCCTTGGTTAAGCTGGGTTGGACTTATTGCTCCATGTTTCTCGCTGCTAGAACTAGCAGTGTCCGTGTACGAAAACACAGTGTGAACACGCCCACTTTGACAGAAGTCCAGTTCTTTCAGGCCGAAGGTGCGATTCACCAAGTGAAGTCGTCTTATCGTAGAACCTCTAGTTCCAGCCAGTTCGTGTTGTTCGGAGACGAGTGGAAAGCAGTGAGAACTGGCGTTATTATAATCTTGTCCTTCTTTATTTGTTGGGGACCTTACTACGCAGTTATTGGAATAGAGCCCTACATACAGTTTAAGAAATGGCCACCACAGTACGTCGTACCCATGTCGATATTCTTGTCGTTCAGTTCTTGTGTCGTTAACCCTTACATCTACGTGTTCCGTAATAAGACCACCAGGAGTCACGTCAAACAACTTTTCCAGCACGTTCGCCGAGAGATGGAGCCACGGTTAACGACATTTAAGCAAGCGGATTCTACCTCGATTCCTCACCTTTCGCCAGTCCAAATGGAGGATGACCTTTCATCTCGACCACAAGAAGAAACTCGGTTCAGTTTAACGCACAGCGTTTATGAaagagaaaatacaaatattgacCAGAAGTTATATAATCCCTTGAGTCAACTATATGGCCAGAAGTCATATAACTCACCTGAGTCAAGTGTATGTCCACAAACCCCATTCTTTTCTTGTTTCCAGGAGCCTAGAAGGGTAGAATTTTACCAGTACGTCCCCGTTTCATCCCTACCAGACAGTTTCGTCGTCTTCCAGTTGCGGTGTTTTGCCCAGGACTCCACCAGTAGTGACACCACGGACAATGTCGGTACTTCTATGGACAGTATGGACGACAACTTCAGTCTCTATTGGTCAATGTTTCGCAAACGGAAAAACTCTCGAGACTGTGAGAAGGAAGCCAAAATCCAGATTAAACCACGGGCCAGACCGCCATTACTACGAGTACAGTCGTTTGAACAAGACGAACAGACAGCAACAGTCCCGGTTCAGTTTATCCCTAAATCTTTCTCGGGAAGAAGAAAGTCTCTTCCTCAAGAATCAAGCGACAGTACCCTCACTTCATCTTTATCAACGGATTCACAGGAACCACAGAATTTAGCCCGCCCTCTGTTGGTCAGACAACAATCCATTAGTGTTTTATATTGCCAGAAACCGACAGAGAGAGAACAGTGA